The following DNA comes from Oscillospiraceae bacterium.
GGTAACGCCGGCGTCGATGATGTTGCCCTTGTAAAGCTTCAGTTTCACGTCGCCGGTAACGGTCTGCTGGGTGCTGTCGACAAATGCAGAGAGCGCCTCGCGCAGGGGAGTAAACCACTTGCCGTCGTACACCAGCTCGGCAAACTTGTCGCCGATGCCCTGCTTGTAGTGATAGGTGTCTTTATCCAGGCAGATTTCCTCCAGTTTATTGTGGGCATGGTACAGAATGGTGCCGCCGGGTGTTTCATATACGCCGCGGCTCTTCATGCCGACCAAGCGGTTTTCAACGATATCGGCCAGGCCGACGCCGTTTTCGCCGCCCAGTTTGTTGAGCTGGCTCAGGATGTCGACCGCGCAAAGCTTTTGGCCGTTAAGTGCAGTGGCCTCGCCCTTTTCAAAGTGAATGGTTACATAGGTGGGCTTGTCGGGGGCCTGCTCTGGCGAAACGCCCAGCTCCAGGAAACCGGGCTTGTTGTACTGCGGCTCGTTTGCGGGATTTTCAAGGTCGAGGCCCTCATGGGAAAGGTGCCACAAGTTTTTGTCCTTCGAGTAGTTTGTCGCGCGGGTAATCTTCAGCGGAATATTGTGTGCCTCGGCGTAGTCGATTTCTTCATCACGGGACTTCAGCTTCCACTCACGCCACGGGGCAATAATGGGCATGTTTGGCGCAAAAGCTTTGATAGAAAGCTCAAAACGCACCT
Coding sequences within:
- a CDS encoding argininosuccinate synthase; the protein is MDKTAIKKVVLAYSGGLDTSIIIPWLKENYNNCEVIAVAADVGQGAGELSGLEQKAKATGASKLYIADLKKQFVEDYIWPTVKADAVYENKYLLGTSFARPLIAKRLVEIAKAEGADAICHGCTGKGNDQVRFELSIKAFAPNMPIIAPWREWKLKSRDEEIDYAEAHNIPLKITRATNYSKDKNLWHLSHEGLDLENPANEPQYNKPGFLELGVSPEQAPDKPTYVTIHFEKGEATALNGQKLCAVDILSQLNKLGGENGVGLADIVENRLVGMKSRGVYETPGGTILYHAHNKLEEICLDKDTYHYKQGIGDKFAELVYDGKWFTPLREALSAFVDSTQQTVTGDVKLKLYKGNIIDAGVTSPYSLYDEDVATFSADQVYDQSDANGFINLFGLPIKVQAVKKEQWAKKQ